From a single Paenibacillus sp. FSL W8-0426 genomic region:
- a CDS encoding MFS transporter — MFNISSKNDKKALRRRLSKFPLPRISPLPSGWKGAIFGVSIVTLFICLVQAFYYLGSRGVQDYFVGTILSILAVLGLTGLVAGVLHWAKKMPSRYVWFLLASIGLLYLSFLGPLPLTLSILLCILFSFSLLGALLYRFIKGSYREAARWVKVTASSGIAAVFIFICVLGYWLTCGGFAELEVQYPLQTVKTADNYSNSVANPAEPGTFRVNSVTYASNPTYRKDLDTQGRLTTKTVDGSAFVGNWSSRRTNTFGFGPEAMPLNGTVWYPEGDGPFPLVLVVHGNHLATEFSDPGYAYLGKLLASRGYILASIDENFLNISPYDDLFILDGLEGENRARGWLLLEHLKTWESWNASEGNPFHSKVDMQHIALMGHSRGGEAITTAAAYNQMTTYPEDATIKFDYHFNIQSLVSIAGTDMQYQPGGQPIELHDINYLSLHGSHDMDINSFVGANQYFRTRFTENSHYFKSYVYIYGANHGQFNTVWGKSDAAGIGNMLFNNSEILPGEQQIQAAEVLISSFLEATLRNNHSYRMVFQDLGYAKEWLPETMYISNYWDGNTTTLTNYEEDSDPGTTTLPGGRLEGDSLKVWKEDKVKMELSDEQYSAVFLEWDNRSASSTPVYKVILPDSGIDITDTSTLVFSIANHDTGQEAHEADTLVDLTISVEDETGNVSRLPLSNFSPLLPMFEGVLAKRPLGFFQTIKEPIFQNFAFDMNDFIKANTNLVPERIRKISFIFDQTTKGNILMKDIGIRNDKK, encoded by the coding sequence ATGTTTAACATTAGTTCAAAAAATGACAAGAAAGCACTCAGAAGACGGCTGTCAAAGTTTCCTCTTCCACGTATCTCTCCCCTTCCGTCGGGATGGAAAGGAGCTATTTTTGGAGTTTCTATTGTTACGTTGTTCATTTGTTTAGTTCAAGCTTTCTATTACCTTGGGTCGCGAGGGGTTCAGGACTACTTCGTCGGTACAATATTATCGATTCTGGCCGTTCTTGGACTCACGGGACTTGTTGCAGGCGTGTTGCATTGGGCTAAAAAAATGCCTTCTCGGTATGTTTGGTTCCTGCTGGCATCTATTGGTTTACTGTATCTCAGTTTTTTAGGACCCCTACCGTTAACGTTATCCATTCTTTTATGCATCCTCTTCTCCTTTTCTTTACTTGGAGCCTTGCTTTATCGATTCATAAAGGGTTCGTATCGCGAAGCTGCAAGGTGGGTAAAAGTAACAGCAAGTTCAGGGATTGCTGCGGTGTTTATTTTCATTTGTGTACTGGGATATTGGCTCACTTGTGGAGGTTTTGCCGAGTTAGAGGTTCAGTATCCTTTACAAACCGTCAAGACTGCGGACAATTACTCAAACTCCGTGGCCAATCCGGCTGAACCTGGTACATTTCGTGTAAATTCAGTGACCTATGCAAGTAATCCTACGTATCGCAAAGATCTTGATACCCAAGGTCGTCTAACGACAAAGACTGTGGATGGATCGGCATTTGTAGGAAATTGGTCTTCCAGACGTACGAACACCTTTGGTTTCGGTCCAGAAGCGATGCCGCTGAATGGCACAGTTTGGTATCCTGAAGGCGACGGCCCCTTCCCGCTTGTCCTTGTTGTACATGGTAACCATCTTGCGACCGAGTTCTCTGATCCCGGATATGCCTATTTGGGAAAATTACTGGCAAGTCGTGGATATATCTTAGCTTCGATCGATGAGAATTTTCTGAATATTTCTCCGTACGATGATCTGTTTATTTTAGATGGATTGGAGGGTGAAAACCGTGCACGAGGTTGGTTACTGCTCGAACATTTAAAAACGTGGGAGTCATGGAATGCTTCTGAAGGAAATCCGTTCCATAGCAAAGTAGATATGCAGCATATTGCACTGATGGGACATTCCCGTGGGGGTGAGGCCATCACTACGGCAGCCGCGTACAATCAAATGACAACATATCCCGAAGATGCAACCATCAAGTTTGATTACCATTTTAATATTCAATCCCTTGTCTCGATCGCAGGTACCGACATGCAGTACCAACCGGGCGGACAACCCATCGAGCTTCATGATATCAACTATTTGTCCCTACATGGCTCCCACGATATGGACATCAATTCGTTCGTTGGAGCGAATCAGTATTTTCGTACACGCTTTACTGAAAATAGTCATTATTTCAAATCATATGTGTACATATACGGTGCAAATCATGGACAATTCAACACGGTTTGGGGTAAATCCGATGCTGCCGGGATCGGAAACATGTTATTTAATAACTCAGAGATCCTTCCTGGTGAACAACAGATTCAAGCTGCAGAAGTATTGATATCCTCCTTTTTGGAGGCCACATTGAGGAACAATCATTCGTATCGGATGGTATTTCAAGATCTAGGATACGCCAAGGAATGGTTGCCAGAAACCATGTATATCAGCAATTATTGGGACGGAAACACGACCACCCTCACTAATTATGAAGAAGATTCCGATCCGGGGACAACCACGTTACCCGGCGGGCGTTTGGAAGGAGACTCCCTAAAGGTCTGGAAAGAAGACAAAGTAAAGATGGAACTGTCGGATGAACAGTATAGCGCGGTTTTCTTGGAGTGGGATAACAGATCGGCTTCCTCCACTCCTGTATATAAGGTCATATTGCCGGATTCGGGGATTGATATAACTGACACAAGTACTCTTGTTTTTTCCATCGCTAACCATGATACCGGGCAAGAAGCTCATGAAGCAGACACTTTAGTCGACCTAACGATCTCCGTTGAAGATGAAACTGGAAACGTGAGTCGCTTGCCACTTAGCAATTTTTCACCCCTTCTCCCCATGTTCGAAGGTGTTCTTGCCAAGCGGCCGTTAGGATTCTTCCAAACGATTAAGGAACCGATTTTTCAAAACTTTGCTTTCGATATGAATGATTTTATTAAAGCCAACACCAATTTAGTGCCCGAACGGATCCGCAAGATTAGTTTTATTTTTGACCAGACCACCAAAGGTAATATCTTAATGAAAGACATCGGTATTCGGAATGATAAAAAATAA
- a CDS encoding DUF4188 domain-containing protein: protein MGNVIAGRYTAHMEGSFVVFVIGFRINKWWAVHKWLPVMNAMSPMLQELYRNKEELGFMEGSYHFSGRGLTLIQYWRSFEHLEHYARHGANHLKAWRDFNRKIGTGGDVGIFHETYLVPEGQYECMYNNMPTFGLAKAGTHVPATGRRETASRRLGRDGEPAVPTPPNP, encoded by the coding sequence ATGGGTAACGTGATTGCAGGTCGGTATACCGCACATATGGAGGGTTCCTTCGTTGTGTTCGTGATTGGTTTTCGGATTAACAAGTGGTGGGCGGTACATAAATGGCTGCCTGTTATGAATGCCATGTCCCCGATGCTTCAGGAACTGTACCGGAACAAAGAGGAGCTCGGGTTCATGGAAGGTTCCTATCACTTTTCTGGACGGGGACTTACACTCATTCAATATTGGAGAAGCTTTGAACACTTGGAGCACTATGCCCGACACGGAGCTAACCATTTGAAGGCATGGAGGGATTTCAACCGCAAAATTGGAACAGGAGGAGATGTAGGTATTTTTCACGAAACCTATCTAGTCCCAGAAGGGCAATATGAATGTATGTACAACAATATGCCGACGTTTGGTTTGGCAAAAGCGGGAACTCACGTCCCGGCAACGGGTCGTAGAGAAACGGCAAGCCGGCGGCTTGGCCGCGATGGAGAACCCGCTGTGCCTACACCTCCAAATCCATAG
- a CDS encoding TetR/AcrR family transcriptional regulator, translated as MSRDIPLRELKKAKNKIALYEAGLSLMKDRMFSQVMIEDICKRAEISKVTFFKFYQRKEDLLIYFMRVWLTERIIEIEQEGIKGFHAFRHLLSEVAKEYQVRPGMMPSLISFLAEQNMQPCMPELSRAEVSLLFPGQEEAGSQSPNMFVLFEQFMRDEQQAGKLHYTLTLEQAVQICFTIFYGAFLTAQLYNSTDIGRFYETHMGLLEIKEKE; from the coding sequence ATGAGCCGGGATATCCCATTAAGGGAATTAAAAAAAGCCAAGAACAAAATTGCGCTGTATGAAGCGGGATTATCCTTAATGAAGGATCGGATGTTCAGCCAGGTCATGATTGAGGATATCTGCAAGAGAGCTGAAATATCCAAGGTCACTTTTTTCAAGTTTTATCAACGTAAAGAGGATCTCCTTATTTATTTTATGCGGGTTTGGCTCACTGAACGGATAATCGAAATCGAACAGGAAGGTATAAAAGGATTTCATGCATTCCGCCATTTGCTGTCCGAGGTCGCTAAGGAGTATCAAGTAAGACCGGGAATGATGCCGAGTTTGATCTCTTTTCTCGCAGAACAGAACATGCAGCCTTGCATGCCTGAGCTGAGTCGGGCTGAAGTATCGCTGCTCTTTCCGGGCCAAGAGGAAGCAGGAAGTCAATCGCCTAATATGTTTGTTTTATTCGAACAGTTCATGAGGGATGAACAGCAAGCTGGGAAGCTCCATTACACTCTTACCTTGGAACAAGCTGTACAGATCTGTTTCACCATTTTTTATGGTGCGTTCCTGACGGCTCAATTGTACAATTCTACGGATATCGGTCGCTTCTATGAAACGCATATGGGTTTGCTTGAAATAAAGGAGAAGGAGTGA
- a CDS encoding glycoside hydrolase family 32 protein gives MNNIKKIHLSGEMSGRKEPENSFCENKYRPQLHYSPKENWMNDPNGMVYYEGEYHLFYQHTPHDTQPDFGKMHWGHAVSKDLVHWEELPPAIFPEEDGAIFSGSAVVDKNNTSGFFNKDGSGLVAIYTNDGNSAQPGKPQVQSIAYSRDKGRTWTKYEGNPVLFPMKTLDFRDPKVFWHDESSMWIMVLAVRDRVEFYTSSNLKEWSFASEFGSDIPGIHRGVFECPDVFRIQVAEDPSITKWILTLSVGDRNGVNPKDPEPPAGGSGMMYFIGSFDGKSFTPDETLESLDAIRWIDYGSDFYAAVTWDGIPNEDGRKIWIGWMNNWRYASTLPSKEWRGNMSIPREIQLKSCSEGLRLIQAPISELSQLRKPILSLKDLTIKPGSNVLSDISAVKAEIIAEFEIGTAIEFGFKVRKSSNQETIIGYNVLNEELFVDRTKSNAIDFHPDFAAKHKAFMKSEHEQIQLSIYVDWSSVEVFGNKGKTIVSDMIFPDLESRGLELYALGGELKVVSLQINDLASIWEN, from the coding sequence GTGAATAACATTAAGAAAATTCATTTATCGGGTGAGATGAGTGGCAGAAAAGAACCAGAGAATAGTTTTTGCGAAAATAAATACAGGCCCCAATTACATTATTCGCCGAAGGAAAATTGGATGAACGATCCTAACGGCATGGTTTACTATGAAGGAGAATATCACCTTTTCTACCAACATACACCTCATGATACCCAGCCTGACTTTGGCAAAATGCATTGGGGGCATGCGGTAAGCAAGGATTTAGTGCATTGGGAGGAACTTCCACCGGCTATTTTTCCTGAAGAAGATGGAGCGATCTTCTCGGGGAGTGCGGTGGTGGACAAAAACAATACAAGTGGATTTTTCAACAAGGATGGATCCGGATTAGTTGCTATCTATACTAATGATGGCAACAGTGCTCAGCCAGGAAAACCGCAGGTACAAAGCATCGCTTACAGCAGGGATAAAGGTCGAACCTGGACAAAATATGAAGGCAACCCGGTTTTATTCCCAATGAAAACGCTAGATTTTCGTGATCCGAAGGTATTCTGGCATGATGAATCCTCAATGTGGATAATGGTTCTTGCTGTAAGAGACCGTGTCGAATTTTACACGTCCTCAAATCTTAAGGAATGGTCTTTTGCAAGCGAGTTCGGTTCCGATATTCCGGGTATTCACCGTGGGGTATTTGAGTGTCCCGATGTATTTCGAATCCAAGTAGCTGAGGATCCCAGTATTACGAAGTGGATTCTGACGCTAAGTGTCGGGGATCGAAATGGTGTGAATCCAAAGGATCCAGAGCCACCGGCTGGAGGTTCTGGCATGATGTATTTCATAGGGAGCTTTGACGGTAAGTCATTCACACCAGATGAAACATTGGAATCTTTGGATGCTATCAGATGGATCGATTACGGATCTGACTTTTACGCGGCCGTGACCTGGGATGGCATTCCGAACGAGGACGGACGAAAGATATGGATTGGATGGATGAACAATTGGCGGTATGCTTCCACTCTTCCTTCAAAGGAATGGCGTGGCAACATGTCCATTCCCCGGGAGATACAACTTAAGAGTTGTTCGGAGGGGCTCCGTTTAATTCAAGCACCTATAAGTGAGTTAAGCCAACTAAGGAAACCGATTTTATCACTGAAAGACTTGACGATTAAGCCAGGCAGCAACGTCTTGTCAGATATTTCTGCTGTAAAGGCAGAAATTATTGCGGAATTTGAAATCGGTACTGCCATAGAATTTGGGTTCAAGGTGCGAAAGTCTTCCAATCAGGAGACGATCATTGGATATAATGTCTTGAATGAGGAGTTGTTTGTCGATCGGACGAAGTCGAACGCTATTGATTTTCATCCCGATTTTGCTGCAAAACACAAGGCCTTTATGAAGTCAGAGCATGAACAGATACAGTTGAGCATTTACGTGGATTGGTCTAGTGTAGAGGTCTTCGGCAATAAAGGAAAAACAATCGTTTCAGACATGATTTTCCCCGACTTGGAAAGTAGGGGGCTAGAACTCTATGCTCTTGGCGGAGAACTAAAGGTCGTGTCACTTCAAATCAATGATCTGGCAAGCATTTGGGAAAATTAA
- a CDS encoding VOC family protein → MKVKRIVANVAAQDFSKASHFYGEILGLHQLMDMGFITTYGSNEKMDTQVSFLLEGGSGTPVPDLSIEVDDLDDALTRIKEAGIPIEYGPTEEPWGVRRFFVRDPFGKLINILIHL, encoded by the coding sequence ATGAAGGTCAAACGAATTGTTGCAAATGTTGCAGCGCAGGACTTTTCCAAAGCCTCGCATTTTTACGGGGAAATCCTTGGACTTCATCAATTAATGGATATGGGATTTATTACAACATACGGTTCGAACGAGAAAATGGACACTCAGGTTAGTTTTCTATTAGAAGGAGGCTCTGGAACACCTGTGCCTGATCTGTCAATTGAGGTTGATGATCTTGATGACGCGTTGACTCGTATAAAAGAAGCAGGAATTCCAATTGAGTATGGACCAACTGAGGAGCCATGGGGAGTTCGGCGTTTTTTTGTTAGAGACCCATTCGGGAAACTTATCAATATTCTTATCCATCTTTAA
- a CDS encoding endospore germination permease — MSKTVTRVSGLVMAFSLFQVGSTTLFLLGGDAKQDAWLAMMIGAIAGFILLLMYLTIHRLEPELDLFEMFRHYWGRWMGSLAGLGFIGYFTYESSRTIRDMGELGTLTLLNRTPTGIVTLIALIVCADVVRFGPRVWFLLCHIWVLLMVLGYGSIMLLIPFTGLLHFEFLFPVLENGFMPVVKAAIPEIMSFPFGQTVLFLTLFKLIADKRKLKRWIVIVYWITAIFLIVVNELSILVLGPELAASSTYPLFEVTQLIQVPKVFERADVLFTMILFIGIGIKTAGFLFGAVIGMQTVTPFRYKPALLFLSIIIYGLTFISPRFTEFVWFGLHVALNRIWPIFQVALPLLLFLTMLLRKNKKKTSG; from the coding sequence ATGAGTAAAACCGTTACCCGTGTATCCGGATTGGTCATGGCCTTCTCTTTGTTTCAGGTTGGCAGTACAACACTATTCCTATTGGGAGGCGATGCAAAGCAGGATGCGTGGCTGGCCATGATGATCGGGGCCATCGCCGGCTTCATTCTGCTGCTGATGTACCTGACCATTCACCGCCTTGAACCGGAGCTGGATTTATTCGAGATGTTCCGCCATTATTGGGGAAGATGGATGGGAAGTCTGGCGGGACTCGGGTTCATCGGTTACTTTACATATGAGTCATCCCGAACGATCAGGGATATGGGGGAGCTCGGGACCTTGACATTACTGAACAGAACCCCAACCGGGATCGTTACTTTAATTGCGTTAATCGTCTGTGCCGATGTGGTGCGGTTCGGTCCAAGAGTCTGGTTTCTTCTTTGCCATATATGGGTGCTGCTCATGGTTTTGGGTTATGGCAGTATTATGCTGCTGATTCCTTTTACGGGGCTTTTGCATTTTGAATTTTTGTTTCCCGTGTTGGAGAACGGCTTCATGCCCGTAGTGAAGGCAGCCATACCCGAAATTATGTCCTTCCCCTTCGGGCAGACGGTACTTTTCTTAACTCTGTTTAAACTTATTGCGGATAAACGTAAGCTGAAGCGGTGGATCGTTATCGTATACTGGATTACGGCCATTTTCCTTATAGTCGTTAATGAGCTTTCCATCCTTGTGCTGGGCCCGGAGTTGGCTGCATCCAGCACCTATCCGTTATTCGAGGTAACGCAGCTTATACAGGTGCCCAAGGTGTTTGAACGGGCAGACGTCCTGTTTACCATGATATTGTTTATTGGAATCGGGATCAAAACGGCGGGGTTTTTGTTCGGTGCCGTCATCGGCATGCAAACGGTCACCCCTTTCAGATACAAGCCTGCCCTCCTTTTCCTGAGCATTATCATATACGGTCTGACGTTTATTTCACCCCGATTTACCGAATTTGTATGGTTCGGTCTCCATGTGGCCTTGAATAGAATCTGGCCGATCTTCCAGGTTGCGCTTCCGCTCCTCCTGTTCTTGACGATGCTGCTCCGCAAGAACAAGAAAAAGACTTCCGGCTAA
- a CDS encoding Ger(x)C family spore germination protein: protein MLHQFGRFIMVLAALFGLTGCWNRIELNELWVTSATGVDMMEDGSWMVSYQVIIPSAIASGTGGGSGGASQLASHVISVKGKTYNQALSNSNLETSRRIYISHNRVVYVGKRAAEAGMDRLIDFYLRNTEAREMVALVVTEGSASDTLKKLMPPEKLPGAGMADLIDKESDTLSVFPKTRIYDFALSMNSDSKSIGVPVAELTGEVTRKNEEEAENMDVFKKTSTPLRLTLTKLALFHEGKLKGFLNRDESLGLSYLAQKVKNTQISFPCGDQSEMYTSFRADNAKVKLTPRKTGFHYTMEIAVKLTGGLIETTCDKDISKMKTIHEMEAEIEKEVERTIQEGWTRLQELGVDAAGFADRIHRKYPKEWKTVKSEWGREFKKMELDVRVDAQIRRPGLLQKHIGSKS, encoded by the coding sequence ATGTTGCATCAATTCGGCAGGTTTATTATGGTCCTGGCTGCCTTGTTCGGTTTAACGGGCTGTTGGAACCGGATCGAGCTCAACGAGCTGTGGGTAACTTCAGCCACGGGAGTTGATATGATGGAGGATGGCTCGTGGATGGTATCCTATCAGGTCATTATCCCGTCGGCCATTGCAAGCGGAACCGGAGGAGGATCTGGAGGAGCTTCCCAACTCGCATCACATGTCATTTCGGTAAAAGGAAAAACCTATAATCAGGCTTTGTCGAACAGCAATCTGGAGACATCGCGGCGGATCTACATTTCGCATAATCGCGTGGTGTATGTTGGAAAAAGAGCGGCGGAGGCAGGCATGGACCGTCTGATCGATTTTTATCTGCGCAATACCGAGGCTAGGGAAATGGTAGCTTTGGTCGTGACGGAGGGGTCTGCTTCAGATACTTTGAAAAAACTCATGCCGCCCGAAAAGCTCCCTGGTGCCGGGATGGCTGATTTGATCGATAAGGAAAGCGATACCCTGTCCGTCTTTCCTAAAACAAGGATTTATGATTTCGCTTTAAGCATGAATTCCGATTCCAAGTCCATTGGAGTGCCGGTTGCCGAATTGACCGGGGAGGTAACCCGCAAAAACGAAGAGGAAGCCGAAAATATGGATGTCTTCAAAAAGACCTCAACTCCGCTCAGGCTGACTCTAACCAAATTGGCGTTGTTTCATGAAGGAAAACTCAAAGGATTCCTGAACAGGGATGAAAGTTTGGGCTTATCTTATTTGGCGCAAAAGGTGAAGAATACCCAAATTAGTTTCCCTTGCGGCGACCAGTCCGAGATGTACACGTCGTTCAGGGCAGACAACGCCAAAGTCAAATTAACCCCCCGCAAAACCGGATTCCATTACACGATGGAGATTGCGGTCAAACTTACCGGGGGACTGATCGAAACCACATGCGACAAAGATATCTCCAAAATGAAGACCATCCATGAGATGGAAGCGGAGATCGAAAAAGAAGTTGAACGGACGATTCAAGAAGGCTGGACCAGGCTTCAAGAGCTTGGCGTGGACGCAGCGGGATTCGCTGACCGGATTCACCGCAAATACCCGAAGGAGTGGAAAACAGTGAAAAGCGAGTGGGGGCGGGAATTTAAAAAGATGGAATTGGATGTTCGGGTGGATGCGCAAATTCGGCGCCCGGGGCTTCTGCAGAAGCATATCGGGAGCAAATCCTAA
- a CDS encoding spore germination protein, which produces MIQKLKKWLFKQPERPHSSGGKRGSNDRRQTPDVSKPLSCALKDNMTMLNQRMGHSSDFVLRSWNNCHGNPSLAVGYIEGLIDQQLLTRIVEDLANDIRNEAISDLHDVTWLKDHITIGSVTCINNDQGLIDAILNGEVAFIIEGSSRAFAVSISGGSKRSVEEPTSQTVLRGPKEGFTEDISTNIALLRRKIKSTELRIESRSLGAYTQTRVSVVYIQGIADPDVVQEISKRLDSIDTDSILESGYIEEFIQDGVWTPFPTLNNTERPDAVAGGLLEGQVAIMVDGTPFVLIAPITFFRFIVSSEDYYQRYDLASFLRVIRMAAFFLALLLPSVYIATTTFHQEMLPTTLLISLAAQREATPLPTLFEAIIMELTFEVIREAGVRMPRAIGPAISIVGALVLGQAAVQAGLVSAAMVIVVSFTAISNFVLPAINMAGSIRLLRFVLMLLAGSFGLYGVLAGLVPILVRLVALESFGVPYMMPLAPFNRSNMKDLFVRAPWWKMKKRPVMIGDVNPVRQATEQESYAEQAGEHGRDPMA; this is translated from the coding sequence GTGATTCAGAAGTTGAAAAAATGGCTGTTTAAACAGCCGGAACGCCCCCATAGCAGTGGTGGAAAGCGTGGTTCGAACGATCGACGGCAAACGCCGGACGTATCGAAGCCGCTAAGCTGTGCACTTAAGGACAATATGACCATGCTGAATCAGCGAATGGGACATAGCTCTGATTTTGTTCTTCGCAGCTGGAATAACTGCCATGGCAACCCGTCCTTGGCCGTAGGTTACATCGAAGGCCTGATCGATCAGCAGCTTCTTACGAGAATAGTGGAAGATCTCGCTAATGATATCCGAAATGAAGCCATCTCCGACCTGCATGACGTAACGTGGCTGAAGGATCATATCACCATAGGGAGTGTAACCTGCATCAACAACGATCAAGGCTTGATTGACGCCATTCTGAACGGAGAGGTGGCCTTCATCATCGAAGGAAGCTCCAGGGCTTTTGCCGTCTCGATCAGTGGAGGATCCAAAAGGTCGGTCGAGGAGCCGACGTCCCAGACGGTGCTGAGGGGACCCAAAGAGGGATTTACCGAAGATATTTCTACCAATATCGCGCTCCTTCGAAGAAAGATCAAATCGACCGAGCTCCGTATTGAATCCCGCAGCTTGGGTGCCTATACGCAGACAAGGGTATCGGTCGTATATATTCAGGGAATCGCGGATCCGGATGTGGTTCAGGAAATTTCCAAACGATTGGATTCCATCGATACCGACAGCATCCTTGAGAGCGGATATATCGAGGAGTTCATCCAGGATGGGGTGTGGACACCGTTTCCCACCCTGAATAACACCGAACGTCCCGATGCCGTAGCGGGCGGCTTGCTTGAAGGCCAGGTCGCCATAATGGTTGACGGGACTCCATTTGTGCTCATAGCCCCTATTACCTTTTTTCGATTTATCGTATCAAGCGAGGACTATTACCAGCGGTACGATCTCGCAAGCTTTCTTCGAGTGATTCGGATGGCTGCCTTTTTCCTGGCCTTGCTGCTGCCTTCGGTTTACATTGCAACCACGACGTTTCACCAGGAGATGCTGCCGACCACGCTGCTGATCAGTTTGGCCGCGCAGCGCGAGGCCACGCCTCTGCCGACACTGTTCGAAGCCATCATTATGGAGCTGACTTTCGAGGTCATCCGCGAAGCCGGAGTCCGAATGCCGCGGGCGATCGGGCCGGCCATCTCCATCGTTGGGGCGTTGGTGCTTGGACAAGCCGCTGTCCAGGCAGGGCTGGTGTCCGCTGCCATGGTTATCGTGGTATCATTCACCGCCATCTCGAACTTTGTGCTGCCTGCCATCAACATGGCCGGCTCCATCCGCTTGCTCCGATTTGTGCTGATGCTGTTGGCCGGCTCTTTTGGATTATATGGCGTATTGGCAGGGCTTGTACCTATTCTCGTTCGTTTGGTAGCGTTGGAGTCGTTCGGCGTTCCTTACATGATGCCGCTCGCACCGTTCAATAGGAGCAACATGAAAGACCTGTTTGTACGAGCGCCTTGGTGGAAGATGAAAAAACGGCCGGTGATGATTGGCGACGTCAATCCGGTAAGGCAGGCCACGGAACAGGAATCCTATGCGGAACAGGCGGGGGAACACGGTCGGGACCCAATGGCATAA